The stretch of DNA AAGCGATTATCACCTGTATTTTTGGCGTTGAAATTTATTGTCGGTGAAAATAATGTTAATCACGGTTTTCTGGTTAAAAGGCCTCACATTGTGCTGAAGTTTGTTTCAAGAACCATTTTGTCCcaaacacacatacacacacacacacactgtgAAGAAGACAAAAAAGAAGTATTTTTTCTCCCAAAATTGtccttaataaaaaaattattgtaaaCTCACACACCACATGCAAAGTGCTTATGAATTAAAAATCTATTCAAATAACGGTGTTTGTAGTAGCCAGCCAAGGGCCACGTTTTCTCTTGTGAACCATTAGGAATTGTATGTGGAAGCCATGCAATCTTAGACCAGAAAACAATAGTCCAAGCCACCAATATAAACCCCATTCACGCATTCCCCATAACAAGCCCACATATTTTTCCTTCCAGAATCTCTGAAATTTTACAACATTCGGAGGGAGGAAAAAAGGAAAACGATGGGACTCAAAGCTCTTCCCCTTTCGCCTTCACAACATGGCCTTCTTCTTCCTCCCGCGAACACCGCACAAAGGTACTTTCAGCACGGTTATGGCAGAAAATCACGACTAGCTGTTGCCATAACTTGCGCCAAAAATGGGAATATTGATGACAATCAAGAACCAGGGAAGTGGAAACAAAACCTATTCGAAAGTGTGACAGAAGCTTTAGATTTCTCGCAGGTGAGATCTGAAGAGGATGCTCAGTTGCTTGATGAAGCTAGAAAGGCGACTAAATCAGGGGACAAGATGTCAAGGGAACAGGTTACTAAGATTAGCTGTTTCTTGATTTAAAATTTATCGTTTACTATGCATTTTTTGGtccaatatttattttttgaacaGGGTTCTTTTTGTAATTGTCATTACTTAAAAGTGATTTTGGTTTGTTGTAGTATGGAGCTCTGAGGAGGAAGATTGGTGGTACATACAAGGATTTCTTCAAATCGTATGTAGAGGGTAAGTTGTCACATTAAATCTTATGTTATCGAGAATATATTTATGTCTAATATTCCTGCATCTCTATATGGCTGTGTAGTATTTACAGACATTGAAATTTATGTtaattttgcaaaataaataatGGTGGGAGAATTTACTGTCACTCTTATCTTTTTAATCGAAAATTTAACTGACTGATACTAGTGGAAGGAAAATATGTGGAAGAGGGATGGGTGGACAAGACATGCAAAGTGTGCAAGAAAGACACAAGAGGTGAAGCCAGACAAGTTGACAAATTTGGCAAGTATGTGCATGTTGCTTGCTTGGAGAAATCCAACTCAGGGAACTTCTTCACAAGACTCTTTTCAggatgaaatatatatatatgtaggaTTTAGGGTTTAGTTATAGGTTTTTTAATGGCACTAAACATTTTATTTAATGATGTCTTGGATGTGTAATAAGAGGAGAGAAAATTCATATATAAAGTATTTAAGAACATATCCAGGTTTTGTTTTTGGAAAGATACACTGAGATGGAACTGTGAATTAAATTGTatgtaaataaatttatttggcATGATTCTATTTTGTAACATCCTCCATTTTATGAAAActaaatcatatcaaataacAAAACATGTCACTTACCAATTAGTATTAATGTCACAAATCTCTTGGTCAGTGTCCCGATAAGTTCGAGACCCGTAtaaatcccaaaaatataataataaaaaccaaAACAAAAACATGTGATTAGTAAATTAGTATATTTATAAACCCCAATTGGAATCCAATAGAAACTGTGTCAGCGTGCATGTTTAAGCCATCTCCAATCCATAAATCTATTTTGGTGCAGTTTCTGCACCAAATATAACATTCATCTCCAACccatttacttcaaatcttacactaaaaaaaatattcctagaatattctttttgtttactatttatttataaatttaacagtataattataattaatgttaatattagtattataattataattttatttttattaatagttaaatttatttatttgattcttatatatattaactataatatttatttgttcaAAAGGAACgagccaaaattttgaaaaaaaagaaatgaagaacaTGGACAACACGAAAATGACACATTTGGGAAATATTTTGGTGATTTTGGAGGATCGGGATCTAATTTAGGAGATTATTGATCATCTACCTTGTTTgtcatttttatgtttttattcgCATTGTCatctttgtaatttcaattATGTATTATCTTTGAATTTGTATTCCAATTATGTATTATATTTGTatttgtattgtatttcaattggGTATTgtaattaaaaattcaaaattttgctgttgatttttctgatattttatcaattatatatttacgAGAGTTAAAAATatcgaaaataaaataaaaaactagaaatattattgatgatttagtttgtttatcttttattatatttgcatttaaattatctgaattcgaattcgtatttttattttaactgtGTACttgaatgtttaaatattattcaataaatttgtgtgttagatgtttaattataaaattattgtaaaatatatttataaatttatataattaaatatttttatttttatgattttatatttaattattaaaataatacaataaatattatctaactattaaaataatataataaatattatactattatttaaatatatctaattattaaattaatataataatataatattattatataaataatatttataattaaacaaaacaaaaaaaattaaaaaaaaaaagaaagaaaaatgctctGCGCCACAGAGGAGATGGAGCTGCGCTATTTTGCAGCTCCATTAGAAATGAACCCTGCACCAAAATAGCGTAAAGGTTGGAGATAGCCTTAGCATCTTGCATCGAGCTTGTAAACTTTCTGACATCTATCTATAGATATATAATAAGAATTAAATCATTAAACTCTAAATCAAACTTGCACGTAACAAaccaaattgaaaatttcgaatccGTCAGATTATAGATGATTGTGTAGTTTAACCAAGTTCAAATGCAAAATTGTATCTTCCACaaaagaattaattaaacacatgTGAACAGATATAGTATATTCAACATTGCTTGTGTTTCTACAAAATCAAAAATGGGAAATTTAAAGAGGGAAAAAATGGGAGAGAATGAGGTCTTAATTACATTACACATGTACAGAGTCTAAAAAAAGAGGTTAGAAGTTCAAAAGAAGGTGTCAATATGAAGCTTTCTCTTTGAAGGAGCTTTGTCTATAACCTGTTTCTGCAAATCCATGAAAGTCGACCCTACGTCAGCAAACAATCTCCGTAGATTAATCACAGAAAGCTCATTGAAGCTCGCAACCGCCAAATCCGCCTGCCCCAGATCATACCTgcaatttttttcaaaacattAAGTTTTCATGTCTCCAGAGTACGTATACATTGGCATGACTTTGATGCGGAAAATGAACAAATCTTCCAAGTTCATGGGAATCTTGATCAAAACAAGACCCAAGAGAAGGTAGAAAAAACCATATTCGCAGAAACTCATTT from Primulina tabacum isolate GXHZ01 chromosome 3, ASM2559414v2, whole genome shotgun sequence encodes:
- the LOC142540381 gene encoding uncharacterized protein LOC142540381, which gives rise to MGLKALPLSPSQHGLLLPPANTAQRYFQHGYGRKSRLAVAITCAKNGNIDDNQEPGKWKQNLFESVTEALDFSQVRSEEDAQLLDEARKATKSGDKMSREQYGALRRKIGGTYKDFFKSYVEVEGKYVEEGWVDKTCKVCKKDTRGEARQVDKFGKYVHVACLEKSNSGNFFTRLFSG